One window from the genome of Sardina pilchardus chromosome 12, fSarPil1.1, whole genome shotgun sequence encodes:
- the pgfb gene encoding placenta growth factor gives MKSFLGISQIFATLLFNFSPVQASTSLSKAQSKVMAPLLFHEVWGRSLCRALERMVEVAQEYPGVVEYVFSPGCVLLSRCSGCCSDENLECYPTLTHNVTMQLLRITPSEKTRSYVELSFMEHDTCECRPKRSYLTNKSGRRLGGRARRRKDRKRGRNCGKCVHPRSL, from the exons ATGAAAAGTTTCCTCGGCATCTCTCAGATCTTCGCGACTCTGCTGTTCAACTTCTCACCTGTCCAG GCCTCTACCTCCCTCAGCAAAGCCCAGAGTAAAG TGATGGCGCCGCTGCTGTTCCACGAGGTGTGGGGGCGGAGCCTGTGCCGAGCGCTGGAGCGCATGGTGGAGGTGGCGCAGGAGTACCCTGGCGTGGTCGAGTACGTCTTCAGCCCCGGCTGCGTTCTCCTGAGTCGCTGCTCGGGTTGCTGTAGCGACGAGAACCTGGAGTGCTACCCCACTCTCACCCATAACGTCACCATGCAG CTCCTGCGGATAACTCCCTCGGAGAAGACCAGGAGCTACGTGGAGCTGAGCTTCATGGAGCACGACACCTGTGAATGCAG GCCAAAGAGGAGTTATTTGACCAACAAGAG TGGACGCAGGCTTGGCGGACGAGCcaggaggagaaaagacaggAAACGGGGGAGAAACTGTGGCAA GTgtgttcacccacgcagcctcTAG